A genomic segment from Synchiropus splendidus isolate RoL2022-P1 chromosome 18, RoL_Sspl_1.0, whole genome shotgun sequence encodes:
- the ralgapb gene encoding ral GTPase-activating protein subunit beta isoform X5: MYSEWRSLQLVVQSDQGHLSVLHTYPNTVGTEVANAVVKPLGTAVSPVATENILKTDKEVKWTMEVLCYGLTLPLEGDTVKLCVDVYTDWMMALVSPRDSMPQPVVREPNMYVQTILKHLYNVFVPRPEPHSLNHIRLCQQVLTAVQKLARESVAMVRETWEVLLLFLLRINDTLLAPPTVGVGVAEKLAEKLMAVLFEVWLLACARCFPTPPYWKTAREMLANWRHHPPVVEQWSRVACALTSRLLRFTHGPSFPPFKVPDEDANLIPIEMDNDCVAQTWYRFLHMLSNPVDLSNPAIVSTTPKFQEQFLNPSGIPQEVVLHPCLKQLPQIFFRAMRGVSCLVDAFLGISRPRSDSAPPTPVNRMSMSPPPSITNTTPPHNRKPRHTVVTKTTSKSSTGSSNQPTKASQQQQQQQQSSSPTLLSSPNQTSWESRPLPAPARPKVNSILNLFGQWLFDAALVHCKLHSGLSRDPSMTASFIQILLSYKSSIATQVSLELRRKGSQMSTDSMVSNPMFDANEFPESYEAGRAEACGTLCRIFCSKKTGEEILPVYLSRFYMVLIQGLQISDFICRPVLASIILNSSSLFCTDLKGINVVVPYFITALETILPDRELSKFKMYVNPTDLRRASINILLAMLPLPHHFGNIQSEVLLEGKFNEEDVLPHDQPVSFLSLRLRLVNVLIGALQTETDPTNTQLILGAMLHIVQDSALFESVGTQTETGSLDGSHMTVKSQSHSRSNSGVSYNSGGSTEATSPDCERPAQALLRDYALSDTAAGLLVRSIHLVTQRLNSQWKQDMSISLAALELLAGLAKIKVGVDSTDRKRAVVSICGYIVYQCSRPAPLQSRDLHSMIVAAFQFLCVWLTEHPDMLDEKDCLMEVLEIVELGISGSKSKQEQEVRHKAEKEHNPASMRVKEAAEATLSCIMQVLGAFPSPSGPASTCSLLNEDTLIRYARLSSTGASNFRYFVLDNSVILAMLEQPLGNEQNPSPSVTVLIRGTAGRHAWTMQLFHQPRGARANQRQVFAPEGRPKPNNDVGIKYNVKQRPFPEEVDKIPLVKADVSIPDLDDIVSKELEIQHEKLRVLMSKQIEYENSLERNSGEIWKSKSFPDPQIDCKPPPPAQEFQTARLFLSHFGFLSLEALKEPNNSRLPPHLIGLDSSLPGFFDDISYLDLLPCRPFDTVFIFYVRAGQKSSHEILRNVESSASVQHHFLEFLMSLGWPVDVGRHPGWTGHLYTSWSLNSCSDQDIQQTEEAVTPEDTGGSVFNGEKKVLYYADALTEIAFVVPSLSENSEESSVHSDSTLEADVNSELMPTLLKQPNLTLELFPNHSDNLESAKKLSPLMKSKRSSTGKSFPPLGPETKVFVVWVERFDDIENFPLSDLLAETSTGLEASMSNSTSCRSGLLEKDVPLIFIQPLKTGLFRIRLHGAVGKFGMVIPLVDGMVVSRRALGFLVRQTVINVCRRKRLESDSYNPPHVRRKQRITEIVQRYRNKQLEPEFYTSLFREVGEGRLHL; this comes from the exons ATGTACTCCGAGTGGCGCTCGCTGCAGCTGGTGGTGCAGAGTGACCAGGGCCACCTGAGTGTTCTGCACACCTACCCCAACACTGTGGGCACCGAAGTGGCAAATGCTGTGGTCAAACCACTGGGCACGGCTGTGAGTCCCGTCGCCACAGAAAACATCCTCAAGACAGACAAGGAG GTGAAGTGGACCATGGAGGTGCTTTGCTATGGTCTCACGCTTCCTCTGGAGGGCGACACTGTCAAGCTGTGCGTGGATGTGTACactgactggatgatggctCTGGTGTCTCCGCGGGACTCTATGCCTCAGCCAGTTGTCAGGGAGCCCAACATGTACGTCCAGACCATCCTTAAACATCTGTACAACGTTTTTGTGCCAAG GCCAGAACCACACAGTCTGAATCACATCAGACTCTGCCAGCAGGTTCTGACTGCAGTCCAGAAGCTGGCCAGAGAGTCGGTTGCCATGGTGAGGGAAACCTGGGAGGTGCTACTGCTCTTCCTGCTCCGCATCAACGACACATTGCTGGCCCCGCCCACAGTCGGAG TTGGCGTAGCGGAGAAACTGGCAGAGAAACTGATGGCGGTGCTCTTTGAGGTTTGGCTGTTAGCATGTGCACGCTGCTTCCCAACACCGCCGTACTGGAAGACTGCAAGAGAGATGCTGGCTAACTGGCGACACCACCCGCCTGTGGTAGAGCAGTGGAGCCGTGTGGCATGTGCACTGACCTCCAG ACTTTTACGTTTCACCCATGGGCCATCATTCCCGCCTTTCAAAGTCCCAGATGAGGACGCAAACCTAATTCCCATTGAGATGGACAACGACTGTGTGGCCCAGACTTGGTACCGTTTCCTCCACATGCTCAG CAACCCCGTGGACCTGAGCAACCCCGCCATAGTGAGCACCACTCCAAAGTTCCAGGAACAATTTCTCAACCCCAGCGGCATCCCGCAGGAAGTGGTGCTGCATCCTTGTCTCAAGCAACTTCCACAGATTTTCTTCCGGGCCATGAGGGGGGTCAGCTGCCTGGTGGATGCCTTCCTGG GCATTTCCCGTCCGAGGTCCGACAGCGCCCCGCCCACACCGGTCAACAGGATGAGCATGTCGCCTCCCCCATCAATCACGAACACCACACCCCCCCACAACCGAAAGCCCCGGCACACAGTGGTCACCAAAACGACAAGCAAAAGCTCCACT GGAAGCAGCAACCAGCCGACAAAAgcctcccagcagcagcagcagcagcagcagtcatcGTCTCCAACACTGTTGTCCAGCCCAAACCAGACCAGCTGGGAGTCCCGGCCCCTTCCGGCGCCGGCACGGCCTAAAGTCAACAGCATTCTAAACCTGTTTGGCCAGTGGCTTTTCGACGCCGCGCTGGTCCACTGTAAGCTCCACAGTGGCCTGAGTCGAGACCCGAGCATGACTG CCTCTTTTATCCAAATTCTTCTTTCTTATAAATCTT CGATAGCCACGCAGGTCAGCCTGGAGCTGCGGAGAAAGGGCTCACAAATGTCCACTGACTCCATGGTGTCCAATCCTATGTTTGACGCCAATGAGTTCCCGGAGAGCTACGAAGCGGGTCGAGCCGAAGCCTGCGGGACTCTCTGTCGCATTTTTTGTAGCAAGAAAACAGGAGAGGAGATCCTGCCGGTTTATCTGTCCAG GTTCTACATGGTTTTGATTCAGGGTCTCCAGATCTCCGACTTCATCTGCCGGccggtcctggcctccatcatcctcaactcttcctctctcttctgcaCCGACCTCAAGGGCATAAATGTGGTTGTTCCCTATTTCATTACAGCACTGGAGACAATCCTGCCGGACAG GGAGCTGTCCAAGTTCAAGATGTATGTGAACCCTACTGATCTGAGACGAGCTTCCATCAACATCCTGCTGGCCATGCTGCCGCTGCCCCATCACTTCGGCAACATACAGTCTGAG GTCCTGCTGGAGGGGAAGTTCAACGAAGAGGATGTTCTGCCTCACGACCAGCCCGTTTCATTCCTGTCCCTCAGGCTTCGGCTGGTCAACGTCCTGATCGGAGCGttgcagacagagacagaccCCACAAACACCCAGCTCATCCTAG gGGCGATGCTCCACATCGTTCAGGACTCAGCGCTATTCGAGTCCGTTGGGACGCAGACGGAGACG GGGAGCCTTGACGGGAGTCACATGACCGTCAAGAGTCAGAGTCACAGCCGAAGCAACAGCGGCGTCAGCTACAACAGCGGCGGCAGCACCGAGGCCACCAGCCCAGACTGTGAGCGTCCAGCTCAGGCGCTGCTGCGAGACTACG CTCTTTCAGATACGGCGGCAGGTCTGCTGGTGCGCAGCATCCACCTGGTCACACAGCGGCTCAACTCCCAGTGGAAGCAGGACATGAGCATCTCGCTGGCCGCGCTGGAGCTGCTGGCCGGACTCGCCAAG ATCAAGGTGGGAGTGGACTCTACTGACCGCAAGCGTGCCGTCGTCTCCATCTGCGGATACATTGTGTACCAATGCAGCCGTCCAGCCCCACTTCAGTCCAGGGACCTGCATTCCATGATCGTGGCCGCATTCCAGTTCCTGTGTGTCTGGCTGACAGAGCATCCTGACATGCTGGACGAGAAG GATTGTTTGATGGAAGTGTTGGAGATCGTTGAGCTGGGAATCTCAGGCAGTAAGTCCAAACAGGAGCAGGAGGTCCGCCACAAAGCAGAGAAGGAGCACAACCCTGCATCCATGAGGGTGAAGGAAGCAGCCGAGGCCACTTTGTCCTG CATCATGCAGGTACTGGGGGCCTTCCCCTCTCCCAGCGGGCCCGCCTCCACCTGCAGCCTGCTGAACGAAGACACCCTGATCCGCTATGCCAGACTCAGCTCAACAGGAGCCAGCAACTTCCGCTACTTCGTCCTGGACAACTCGGTCATCCTGGCCATGTTGGAGCAGCCACTGGGCAACGAGCAGA ACCCGAGTCCGTCAGTCACAGTTCTGATCAGAGGCACAGCTGGAAGACACGCCTGGACCATGCAGCTCTTCCACCAGCCCAGAGGAGCTCGAGCCAATCAGAGG CAGGTGTTCGCTCCAGAGGGACGTCCCAAACCGAACAACGACGTGGGGATAAAGTACAACGTGAAGCAGAGACCGTTCCCAGAGGAGGTGGATAAGATCCCGCTGGTCAAAGCCGACGTCAGCATTCCAGACCTGGACGACATCGTCAGCAAAGAG CTGGAGATCCAACACGAGAAGCTGCGCGTTCTCATGAGCAAGCAGATCGAGTATGAGAACTCGCTGGAGCGCAACAGTGGAGAAATCTGGAAGTCCAAGTCCTTCCCGGACCCGCAGATCGACTGCAAACCTCCCCCGCCCGCGCAGGAGTTCCAGACGGCCCGGCTCTTCCTCTCTCACTTCGGCTTTCTGTCTCTGGAGGCACTTAAG GAGCCCAACAACAGTCGCCTCCCTCCACACCTCATCGGCCTGGACTCGTCTTTGCCCGGGTTCTTTGACGACATCAGCTACCTGGACCTGCTTCCCTGCCGACCGTTCGACACCGTCTTCATCTTCTACGTGAGAGCTGGACAGAAAAGCAGCCATGAG ATCCTAAGGAACGTGGAGTCGTCGGCGAGTGTCCAGCACCACTTCCTGGAGTTCCTCATGTCCTTGGGCTGGCCTGTGGATGTGGGGCGCCACCCCGGCTGGACGGGTCACCTGTACACCAGCTGGTCTCTGAACTCCTGCTCTGATCAGGACATCCAGCAGACGG AAGAAGCAGTGACTCCTGAAGACACTGGAGGCTCTGTTTTCAACGGCGAGAAGAAGGTTCTGTACTACGCCGACGCACTGACCGAAATCGCCTTCGTCGTCCCGTCACTTTCGGAGAACTCAG aagAGTCATCGGTGCACAGCGACTCCACTCTAGAGGCCGACGTCAACTCGGAGCTCATGCCAACACTGCTCAAGCAGCCGAACCTGACTCTGGAGCTGTTCCCCAACCACTCGGACAACCTGGAGTCAGCCAAGAAG CTGAGTCCTCTCATGAAGAGCAAGAGGTCGTCGACGGGGAAGTCTTTCCCTCCTCTGGGCCCGGAGACCAAGGTGTTTGTGGTCTGGGTCGAGCGCTTCGATGACATCG AAAACTTCCCGCTGTCGGATCTGCTGGCAGAAACCAGCACGGGTCTGGAGGCCAGCATGAGCAACAGTACTTCCTGCAG GTCGGGTTTACTGGAGAAGGACGTTCCTCTCATCTTCATCCAGCCTCTGAAGACGGGCCTCTTCAGGATCCGGCTGCACGGAGCTGTGGGGAAGTTTGGGATGGTGATCCCTCTGGTGGACGGCATGGTGGTCAGCCGCCGGGCGCTAG GCTTCCTGGTGCGGCAGACAGTCATCAACGTGTGCCGGCGGAAGCGTCTGGAAAGCGACTCATACAACCCGCCGCACGTGAGGAGGAAGCAGCGCATCACTGAGATCGTGCAGCGCTACCGCAACAAGCAGCTGGAGCCCGAGTTCTACACCTCGCTCTTCCGCGAGGTGGGAGAGGGCCGGCTCCACCTCTAA